In Tessaracoccus flavus, the following are encoded in one genomic region:
- the fabI gene encoding enoyl-ACP reductase FabI — MGLLEGKNILVTGVTMRTSIAYAVVDIAQREGATVVVSAAGRAVAPAQRAISKLETVPPLIELDITDPEHLAELPERLGVLIDGGLDGIVHSIAYADPEKALGGAFLTTDWETVGNALHISAYSLQSLTMAAKPLLNRGSSVVGLTFDARVSWPSYDWMGVAKAALESTSRYLARYLGPDGIRCNLVAAGPVDTVAKKAIPGASSFNDIWAERAPLSWDSSDAVPSAKAVVALLSDWFPATTGEMVHVDGGLHSTGA; from the coding sequence ATGGGGTTGCTTGAAGGAAAGAACATCCTGGTCACCGGCGTGACCATGCGCACGTCGATCGCCTACGCGGTGGTGGACATCGCCCAGCGGGAGGGGGCCACCGTGGTGGTCTCGGCCGCAGGTCGGGCCGTCGCCCCCGCACAGCGGGCCATCTCGAAACTGGAGACGGTGCCGCCGCTGATCGAGCTCGACATCACCGACCCTGAGCACCTCGCGGAGCTCCCGGAGCGGCTCGGGGTGCTGATCGACGGCGGGCTCGACGGCATCGTCCACTCGATCGCTTATGCCGATCCGGAGAAGGCGCTCGGGGGTGCATTCCTCACCACCGACTGGGAGACCGTCGGCAACGCGCTGCACATCTCGGCCTACTCGCTGCAGTCGTTGACAATGGCGGCCAAGCCGCTGCTCAACCGCGGTTCCAGTGTCGTGGGCCTCACGTTCGATGCCCGGGTGAGCTGGCCGTCCTATGACTGGATGGGGGTGGCGAAGGCTGCACTCGAATCCACGTCGCGCTACCTGGCGCGCTACCTCGGTCCGGATGGGATCCGCTGCAACCTCGTTGCGGCCGGCCCCGTGGACACGGTGGCGAAGAAGGCGATCCCGGGCGCATCCAGCTTCAACGACATCTGGGCCGAACGGGCCCCGCTGTCCTGGGACTCGAGCGACGCCGTCCCCTCGGCCAAGGCTGTGGTGGCACTGCTGAGCGACTGGTTCCCTGCCACCACCGGCGAGATGGTCCACGTCGACGGAGGGCTCCACTCCACCGGAGCCTGA
- a CDS encoding ABC transporter ATP-binding protein, with protein MASVAELAGVTIRRGNAVLLDQISLVIREEERWVVIGPNGAGKTTLLQLLSAQLYPTDGVVGVLGEVVGAVDVFELRPRIGLTSSALAERIPHDEKVRDVVLSAAYAVVGRWREEYDDYDVEQAERLLGSLRVQRLAERTFGTLSEGERKRVQIARALMTDPELLLLDEPAGGLDLAGREALVDTLSELCTDPDSPATVLVTHHVEEIPEGITHCLLLNSGRVVAAGPLADTLTDENLSRTFDMPLSVGQVEGRWSARSRRG; from the coding sequence ATGGCATCGGTGGCAGAACTGGCAGGGGTAACGATCAGGCGTGGGAACGCGGTTCTGCTCGACCAGATCAGCCTCGTCATCCGCGAAGAAGAGCGCTGGGTCGTCATCGGCCCCAACGGAGCCGGGAAGACCACGCTGCTCCAGTTGCTCTCCGCCCAGCTCTACCCGACCGATGGGGTCGTCGGCGTCCTCGGCGAGGTGGTCGGCGCCGTCGACGTATTCGAGCTGAGGCCGCGGATCGGGCTCACCTCCTCGGCGCTGGCCGAGCGGATTCCGCACGACGAGAAGGTCCGCGACGTCGTGCTGTCGGCGGCCTACGCCGTTGTCGGGCGCTGGCGTGAGGAGTACGACGATTACGACGTCGAGCAGGCCGAACGGCTGCTCGGCTCGCTGCGCGTCCAACGCCTCGCCGAACGCACGTTCGGCACCCTGAGCGAGGGGGAGCGCAAGCGGGTGCAGATCGCCCGGGCGTTGATGACCGACCCCGAACTGCTGCTGCTGGACGAACCCGCCGGGGGCCTCGACCTCGCGGGTCGGGAGGCGCTGGTCGACACCTTGTCGGAGCTTTGCACCGATCCGGACTCGCCGGCGACGGTGCTCGTCACGCACCACGTCGAGGAGATCCCGGAGGGCATCACGCACTGCCTTCTGCTCAACTCCGGACGGGTCGTGGCGGCGGGCCCGCTCGCCGACACGCTGACCGACGAGAACCTCAGCCGGACGTTTGACATGCCACTGTCGGTGGGTCAGGTCGAGGGCCGCTGGAGCGCGAGGAGCCGACGTGGGTGA
- a CDS encoding NfeD family protein, giving the protein MLDWIRDNLWVGWGVGALGLAAAELLTLDLTLLMLAVGAAAGGVTALIFPSLIWLQLIVAIVTAVATLFLLRPTLLEKVRKAPGYRSSLDTLVGTSGVATTEITGVTGEVKVDGQVWQARSFDPSVVISAGEHIEVYGLDGITLIIYPSQRQLGH; this is encoded by the coding sequence CTGCTGGACTGGATCCGGGACAACCTCTGGGTCGGCTGGGGAGTCGGGGCGCTCGGTCTGGCCGCCGCCGAACTGCTGACCCTGGACCTCACGTTGCTCATGCTCGCCGTCGGTGCGGCCGCGGGCGGCGTCACCGCCCTCATCTTTCCCTCGCTCATCTGGCTGCAACTCATCGTCGCGATCGTGACCGCGGTGGCGACACTGTTCCTGCTACGGCCCACTCTTCTCGAGAAGGTGCGCAAGGCCCCCGGCTATCGCTCCAGCCTGGACACGCTGGTGGGGACGAGCGGTGTGGCCACCACGGAGATCACCGGTGTGACAGGTGAGGTGAAGGTCGACGGTCAGGTCTGGCAGGCGCGCAGCTTCGACCCTAGCGTCGTCATCAGCGCCGGCGAGCACATCGAGGTGTATGGCCTTGACGGCATCACCCTCATCATCTACCCAAGCCAACGGCAACTAGGCCATTAG
- a CDS encoding SPFH domain-containing protein, with product MPDASLFILIALVVVIVMLLAATLKIIRQQQVALVERLGKFRKALEPGPHLVVPFFDQIRYTLDMREQVVPFPPQGVITEDNLMVSIDSVIYFQIVDPKRAAYEAQDYRSAIEQLTMTTLRNIIGGMDLEAALTSREEINQRLRAVLDEATGKWGIKVNRVELRAIEPPATIRDAMEKGARAERDKRAQILLAEGQRQSMILSAGGDREAAILRAQGDREAAVLRAQADRQAQMLRSEGEAQAITTVFNAIHAGEPDQALLAYQYMQMLPNLAQGDSNKVWIIPSELNDALKGLGQASGSDEVREYVSRAARQFTAPEKVDVHAEIEEHARRDRQRSNETVEKAIADAKALEQNKASRLAGGPAAINQKATPPAQPQDQPEAQPQEDPAES from the coding sequence ATGCCAGATGCAAGTCTGTTCATTCTCATCGCGCTGGTCGTCGTCATCGTCATGCTGCTCGCGGCCACACTCAAGATCATCCGGCAGCAGCAGGTGGCGCTTGTCGAGCGGCTGGGCAAGTTCCGCAAGGCGCTCGAACCTGGGCCCCATCTCGTGGTGCCTTTCTTCGACCAGATCCGCTACACCCTCGACATGCGCGAGCAGGTGGTCCCCTTCCCGCCGCAGGGCGTCATCACCGAGGACAACCTCATGGTGAGCATCGATTCGGTCATCTACTTCCAGATCGTCGACCCCAAGCGGGCCGCGTACGAGGCGCAGGACTACCGCTCCGCCATCGAGCAGCTGACGATGACCACCCTGCGAAACATCATCGGCGGAATGGACCTGGAGGCGGCGCTGACGTCGCGCGAGGAGATCAACCAGCGCCTCCGTGCCGTCTTGGACGAGGCCACCGGCAAGTGGGGCATCAAGGTCAACCGTGTGGAGCTGCGGGCCATCGAGCCGCCCGCGACCATTCGTGACGCGATGGAGAAGGGCGCCCGCGCCGAGCGCGACAAGCGTGCCCAGATCCTGCTCGCCGAGGGCCAGCGCCAGTCGATGATCCTCTCCGCGGGAGGCGACCGTGAGGCCGCGATCCTGCGCGCCCAAGGCGACAGGGAGGCCGCGGTGCTGCGAGCCCAGGCCGACCGGCAGGCCCAGATGCTCCGCTCCGAGGGCGAGGCCCAGGCGATCACGACGGTCTTCAACGCCATCCATGCGGGTGAGCCCGATCAGGCCCTGCTCGCCTACCAGTACATGCAGATGCTGCCCAACCTGGCACAGGGCGACTCCAACAAGGTCTGGATCATCCCCAGCGAACTGAACGACGCGCTCAAGGGCCTCGGCCAGGCGTCCGGGTCCGACGAGGTCCGCGAGTACGTCTCGCGAGCCGCACGCCAGTTCACGGCACCGGAGAAGGTCGACGTTCACGCCGAGATCGAGGAACACGCGAGGAGGGACCGGCAGCGGTCCAACGAGACCGTCGAGAAGGCCATCGCCGACGCCAAGGCTCTCGAGCAGAACAAGGCGTCACGGCTGGCGGGTGGCCCCGCCGCCATCAATCAGAAGGCCACGCCCCCCGCCCAGCCTCAGGATCAGCCCGAGGCCCAGCCGCAGGAGGACCCTGCGGAGAGTTAG
- a CDS encoding bile acid:sodium symporter family protein gives MKLKLDPTVFLILGALALGLTLPIRGDAAAAFDVVTKVGVFVLFFGYGARLSAAETRAGLINWKLHLTILATTFVVFPLLALPMLAVPGLSEPIRIGLVFLCLVPSTVQMSITMTSLAGGNVPAAMVSATASNIAGVGITPLLAILFFPGADGGGIGFDQLVGVVVQLALPFLLGQLSRFATAGFMARHRSRLKYLDQVVIGLIVYGAFSDLRVSGVWRQLQPLDLVLVVPIVLGLMAAMFWLTWRAGGWLGFPREDRIALMFCGTKKSLATGVPMASVLFGGATVGLLVIPLMLYHQAQLLTGSVVATRMSRSASSD, from the coding sequence ATGAAGCTGAAGCTCGACCCAACGGTGTTCCTGATCCTCGGGGCACTGGCGCTCGGGTTGACCCTGCCGATCCGCGGGGACGCTGCCGCCGCCTTCGACGTGGTGACCAAGGTGGGCGTGTTCGTCCTGTTCTTCGGCTACGGCGCTCGGCTGTCCGCGGCCGAGACGCGGGCTGGCCTCATCAACTGGAAGCTGCACCTCACCATCCTGGCTACGACGTTCGTCGTGTTCCCCCTGTTGGCGCTCCCCATGCTCGCTGTTCCGGGGCTGTCGGAGCCGATCCGGATCGGTCTGGTCTTTCTCTGCCTGGTGCCCTCCACGGTCCAGATGTCGATCACGATGACGTCGCTGGCGGGCGGCAACGTGCCGGCCGCCATGGTGTCAGCCACCGCGTCCAACATCGCCGGCGTCGGGATCACTCCGCTGCTGGCCATCCTCTTCTTCCCCGGTGCCGACGGCGGCGGGATCGGCTTCGATCAGCTGGTGGGTGTCGTCGTGCAGCTGGCGCTGCCGTTCCTGCTGGGCCAGCTCTCACGCTTCGCCACCGCGGGATTCATGGCGAGGCACCGCTCGCGGCTGAAGTACCTCGACCAGGTGGTCATCGGACTCATCGTCTACGGTGCCTTCTCCGACCTGCGGGTGTCCGGCGTGTGGCGGCAGCTGCAGCCCCTGGACCTGGTGCTGGTAGTGCCGATCGTGCTCGGGCTCATGGCCGCGATGTTCTGGCTCACGTGGCGGGCCGGGGGTTGGCTCGGCTTTCCGCGCGAGGACCGCATCGCACTGATGTTCTGCGGCACCAAGAAGTCGCTGGCCACCGGCGTACCGATGGCCAGCGTGCTGTTCGGCGGAGCAACCGTCGGGCTCCTGGTGATACCGCTGATGCTCTACCACCAGGCGCAGCTCCTGACCGGTTCCGTGGTCGCAACCCGGATGTCGAGGTCAGCCTCTAGCGACTAA
- a CDS encoding aminotransferase class IV, which produces MRVVDGQAPLLARHEARLAASAAALGFPAPGDAVAEAVRGTPAGSWRVRLQLSFSGEVSVTRSPLAHTAAPVSVRLDERPWPPNALAAHKTTGRPVMDAAVATAERWGVFDVIGFDARRRVLEGGRSNVFARVDGRWVTPPVNVGLLPGTQRDEVLAHPELIGATHIDERVVTVDELLRAEAIVVTNAVRGVLNARLEDAP; this is translated from the coding sequence ATGCGGGTCGTCGACGGCCAGGCCCCGCTGCTCGCGCGTCACGAGGCCAGGCTCGCCGCCTCGGCCGCAGCACTCGGCTTCCCAGCTCCCGGCGACGCGGTCGCGGAGGCAGTGAGGGGCACCCCGGCCGGGTCCTGGCGTGTCCGGCTGCAACTGTCCTTCAGCGGGGAGGTCTCGGTGACGCGGAGCCCGCTGGCGCACACCGCGGCCCCGGTCAGCGTCCGGCTGGACGAGCGCCCCTGGCCGCCCAACGCTCTGGCCGCCCACAAAACGACGGGCAGGCCCGTCATGGACGCGGCAGTCGCGACCGCAGAGCGGTGGGGGGTCTTCGACGTGATCGGCTTCGACGCGCGGCGCCGGGTGCTCGAGGGTGGCAGGTCCAATGTGTTCGCCCGCGTCGACGGCCGCTGGGTCACACCACCGGTCAACGTGGGTCTGCTGCCGGGGACGCAACGCGACGAGGTACTCGCACACCCCGAGCTCATCGGAGCCACCCACATCGACGAACGCGTCGTGACGGTCGACGAACTGCTGCGCGCTGAGGCTATCGTCGTCACGAACGCCGTGCGCGGCGTGCTCAACGCACGGCTGGAGGACGCCCCATGA
- a CDS encoding TrmH family RNA methyltransferase → MLIDVSDPSDPRLNDFVGLRDARLRQAEGRFIAEGLKIIERAFAAGCRPRALLLQPRWLDGLDELLRAWPEVPVYVGTEAMIEQVSGFHVHRGALGSFDRPGEAAWEGLLSGRRLVVCEGIVDHANTGAIARLAAGLGWDGLLVSAGGADPLYRRAIKSSMGATLSLPWRRMQSDGDLTLLKQAGFRLVASTLAPRATDLRDYRPSDRVALLLGTEGFGLSDEWLAAADDQVTIPMAAGVDSLNVATAAAILAYALR, encoded by the coding sequence GTGCTGATCGACGTCTCCGACCCGAGCGACCCCCGACTGAACGACTTCGTAGGGCTACGTGACGCACGCCTGCGGCAGGCCGAGGGGCGGTTCATCGCCGAAGGGCTGAAGATCATCGAGCGCGCCTTTGCCGCTGGCTGTCGACCGCGGGCGCTTCTGCTACAGCCACGCTGGTTGGACGGGCTCGACGAGCTCCTGCGTGCGTGGCCGGAGGTTCCCGTGTATGTGGGCACCGAGGCGATGATCGAGCAGGTGAGCGGGTTCCACGTGCACCGGGGGGCGTTGGGATCCTTCGACCGGCCGGGCGAGGCCGCGTGGGAGGGGCTCCTGAGCGGACGTCGGCTCGTGGTCTGCGAGGGGATCGTCGACCACGCCAACACCGGGGCGATCGCGCGGCTGGCGGCGGGACTCGGCTGGGACGGACTCCTCGTGTCCGCAGGTGGGGCCGACCCGCTCTACCGACGGGCGATCAAGTCGTCCATGGGCGCCACCTTGTCGCTGCCGTGGCGGCGCATGCAATCCGACGGTGACCTCACCCTGCTCAAACAGGCCGGGTTCAGGCTGGTGGCCTCGACGCTCGCGCCCCGTGCCACCGACCTGCGCGACTACCGGCCGTCCGACCGGGTGGCTCTGCTGCTCGGCACCGAGGGGTTCGGGCTCAGCGACGAATGGCTCGCGGCGGCAGACGACCAGGTGACGATCCCGATGGCCGCTGGCGTGGACTCCCTCAACGTGGCGACCGCGGCCGCCATCCTGGCCTACGCGCTTCGCTGA
- a CDS encoding Cof-type HAD-IIB family hydrolase has protein sequence MVAVIAVDMDGTFLRPDDTYDRARFERLRERMRAQGVRFVVASGNQLHQLRSFFAEADGCAYVAENGHIVVDEGSTAPLSRSVLAADASLRVINALDAVGFPYVMSGTECAFVRADAPPHFVDLVRRYYHRLEVVSDLRDLDVEVMKFAMITDVDPDEVATRIEGEVGDVMSVVVSGPRDLDLNQPGVTKAFGLGLLLDRWGVSWDDVVAFGDGGNDVELLQAAGRGYAMEGARDELVAVASHRTGRNTDDAVLTLIEEILH, from the coding sequence ATGGTTGCAGTGATCGCCGTGGACATGGACGGCACGTTTCTCAGACCCGACGACACCTACGATCGCGCGCGGTTCGAGCGCTTGAGGGAGCGGATGCGCGCCCAGGGGGTCCGTTTCGTCGTGGCGAGCGGTAATCAGCTCCATCAGTTGCGGTCGTTCTTCGCCGAGGCCGACGGGTGCGCCTATGTGGCCGAGAACGGCCACATCGTCGTGGACGAGGGTTCCACCGCACCACTGTCGCGCTCTGTCCTCGCCGCCGATGCGTCGCTGCGCGTCATCAACGCGCTGGACGCCGTCGGGTTCCCGTACGTGATGAGCGGCACCGAGTGCGCCTTCGTGAGAGCGGACGCGCCGCCGCACTTCGTCGACCTGGTCCGGCGCTACTACCACCGCCTCGAGGTGGTCTCGGATCTCAGGGACCTCGACGTCGAGGTGATGAAGTTCGCCATGATCACCGACGTCGACCCCGACGAGGTCGCCACGCGGATCGAAGGAGAGGTCGGTGACGTGATGAGCGTCGTCGTCTCAGGGCCGCGCGACCTCGACCTCAATCAGCCGGGCGTGACCAAGGCGTTCGGGCTGGGTCTGCTCCTTGACCGGTGGGGCGTCTCCTGGGACGACGTTGTCGCGTTCGGCGACGGAGGCAACGACGTCGAACTGCTGCAGGCCGCCGGGCGCGGGTATGCCATGGAGGGTGCGCGCGACGAACTCGTGGCGGTGGCCAGTCATCGGACGGGCCGCAACACTGATGACGCCGTGCTGACGCTGATCGAGGAGATCCTCCACTGA
- a CDS encoding ExeM/NucH family extracellular endonuclease: protein MSFTKRAVAVASAAALIGGLTAAIPGTAAAAPTTLMISTYIEGSSNNKALEVYNPTDAAIDLGGYTLQRFSNGGSNNAPAWVLEGTLGAGEHLVVVYNQASPELRAYADDISTQTNWNGDDAIQLWLDGAVVDSFGRTGEDPGTAWTAGGVTTLDRTLVRSSCVVDTDPTDAFDPSAQWVEHPSDTFDVLGTFSCDGTTDPTDPTDPTDPTDPPAVLPIGTVQGTTDVSPYKDQTVAVEGVVTGNFQTGGFNGYYIQDAGDDKADTSDGIFVYAPGAAEVPVGTHVRVTGTVSEYNGQTQISPTAVVTLEEDLTVSPTELTVPLVDQEQYESMWVTFPQELTIIEYFNFDRYGEIVYGSSRQYTPTAVVEPGQPAQDLLAVNLANRLVVDDGRTGQNPTPAIHPNGEPMSQENYFRGGDTVTDITGILTYNFGAWKVQPTEGADYTRVNERPAVPDVEGDVRVASMNVLNYFTTLRSEDRNARGADTVEEFERQQAKIVAALAELDAHVVGLMEIENNGTAVENLVTALNSHLDEDRYAAINTGVVGSDAIIQAIIYQPAVVEPVGDWAALDYNDGKNRPTIVQTFAEIETGEMFNVAVNHLKSKGSACEGDPDLGDGQGNCNLTRVDAVEQMVEWLASDPTDQGETRTLVLGDMNAYDHEDPIDVFIEAGYTDLEKEFSGETAYGYVFDGMVGYLDYALSDDTLTPYVTGTASWHINADESDLYDYDMSFKQPAEDALWAPNPYRSSDHDPVLVGLTLTEPNTAPVIETIPAASVVEGAPVSIQVVASDADGDTLTYSATGLPDGLEIDAATGLITGSVAEAGSYTAVIMVQDSFGATAETELALTVTAEPVTPGGGEYVRTIPYTMPGTHDFNGRLWRTTCEDYSQTERCRTEIWASVVKRTGTTFTIERGWAFNNLTYLPYMTRAQWADNPLGKTGTFVGTDGQQWRTECDTAATGGNGCRTYRWTTVYNAVKSEKTGRYNFTQENKWVFNNLVLFGNYERPTVS, encoded by the coding sequence ATGTCATTCACCAAACGCGCCGTGGCAGTAGCCTCGGCGGCCGCCCTCATCGGCGGGCTGACCGCCGCTATACCCGGCACCGCGGCTGCCGCCCCGACCACGCTGATGATCAGCACCTACATCGAGGGCAGCAGCAACAACAAGGCCCTCGAGGTCTACAACCCCACCGACGCAGCGATCGATCTCGGGGGCTACACCCTCCAGCGCTTCTCCAACGGTGGCAGCAACAACGCCCCGGCCTGGGTCCTTGAGGGCACGTTGGGTGCCGGCGAGCACCTCGTGGTCGTCTATAACCAGGCCAGCCCGGAACTCCGGGCGTACGCCGACGACATCAGCACGCAGACCAACTGGAACGGCGACGACGCCATCCAGCTCTGGCTGGACGGCGCCGTCGTCGACTCCTTCGGCCGGACCGGCGAAGACCCGGGCACCGCGTGGACCGCAGGCGGCGTCACTACCCTCGACCGCACACTGGTGCGCTCCTCCTGCGTGGTCGACACGGACCCGACCGATGCGTTCGATCCGTCCGCCCAGTGGGTCGAGCACCCCTCCGACACGTTCGACGTACTCGGGACGTTCTCCTGCGACGGCACGACCGATCCCACGGACCCGACGGACCCCACGGATCCCACCGATCCGCCGGCGGTGCTGCCCATCGGAACCGTGCAGGGCACCACTGATGTCTCTCCCTACAAGGACCAGACGGTCGCCGTCGAAGGCGTCGTCACGGGCAACTTCCAGACCGGCGGCTTCAACGGCTACTACATCCAGGACGCCGGTGACGACAAGGCGGACACCTCCGACGGCATCTTCGTCTACGCCCCCGGCGCCGCAGAGGTGCCGGTCGGGACCCATGTGCGGGTGACCGGCACCGTGAGCGAATACAACGGGCAGACGCAGATCTCCCCGACCGCCGTCGTCACCCTTGAGGAGGACCTCACGGTCTCCCCCACGGAGCTGACGGTGCCCCTGGTCGACCAGGAGCAGTACGAGTCGATGTGGGTGACGTTCCCGCAGGAACTGACGATCATCGAGTACTTCAACTTCGACCGCTACGGTGAAATCGTCTACGGCAGCTCGCGCCAGTACACCCCGACCGCCGTGGTCGAGCCCGGGCAGCCCGCCCAGGATCTGCTCGCCGTCAACCTCGCCAACCGCCTCGTGGTCGACGACGGCCGCACGGGCCAGAACCCGACTCCGGCGATCCACCCCAACGGCGAGCCGATGAGCCAGGAGAACTACTTCCGCGGTGGTGACACGGTCACCGACATCACCGGCATCCTCACCTACAACTTCGGCGCCTGGAAGGTGCAGCCCACCGAGGGCGCGGACTACACCCGCGTCAACGAGCGCCCGGCCGTCCCCGACGTCGAGGGGGACGTGCGCGTCGCCTCGATGAACGTGCTCAACTACTTCACGACCCTGCGCAGCGAGGACCGCAACGCCCGCGGCGCCGACACCGTCGAGGAGTTCGAGCGTCAGCAGGCCAAGATCGTCGCGGCCCTCGCCGAGCTCGACGCCCACGTCGTGGGCCTCATGGAGATCGAGAACAACGGCACGGCGGTTGAGAACCTCGTCACCGCGCTCAACTCGCACCTCGACGAGGACCGCTACGCCGCGATCAACACCGGCGTGGTCGGCAGCGACGCCATCATCCAGGCGATCATCTACCAGCCCGCCGTGGTGGAGCCCGTCGGCGACTGGGCGGCCCTCGACTACAACGACGGCAAGAACCGTCCCACGATCGTTCAGACGTTCGCGGAGATCGAGACCGGCGAGATGTTCAACGTGGCCGTCAACCACCTGAAGTCGAAGGGTTCGGCCTGCGAAGGCGACCCCGACCTCGGCGACGGCCAGGGCAACTGCAACCTCACCCGCGTCGATGCGGTCGAGCAGATGGTGGAGTGGCTCGCGAGCGACCCCACCGACCAGGGCGAAACCCGCACGCTGGTGCTCGGCGACATGAACGCCTACGACCACGAGGACCCGATCGACGTCTTCATTGAGGCCGGCTACACGGATCTCGAGAAGGAGTTCAGCGGCGAAACGGCCTACGGTTACGTCTTCGACGGCATGGTCGGCTACCTCGACTACGCCTTGTCCGACGACACGCTCACCCCCTACGTCACCGGTACCGCCTCCTGGCACATCAACGCGGACGAGTCGGACCTGTACGACTACGACATGAGCTTCAAGCAGCCGGCGGAGGACGCTCTCTGGGCGCCCAACCCGTACCGCTCCTCCGACCATGACCCGGTTCTCGTCGGCCTTACCCTGACCGAACCGAACACGGCCCCGGTCATCGAGACGATCCCGGCGGCCTCGGTCGTCGAGGGCGCTCCGGTGAGCATCCAGGTCGTGGCGTCCGACGCCGACGGTGACACTCTCACCTACTCCGCCACCGGACTGCCCGATGGCCTCGAGATCGACGCGGCGACCGGCCTCATCACGGGAAGCGTTGCTGAGGCAGGGAGCTACACCGCGGTCATCATGGTGCAGGATAGCTTCGGCGCCACCGCCGAGACCGAACTGGCCTTGACGGTCACTGCTGAGCCGGTGACCCCTGGCGGCGGCGAGTACGTGCGCACCATTCCCTACACCATGCCTGGGACGCACGACTTCAACGGTCGTCTGTGGCGCACCACCTGCGAGGACTACTCGCAGACCGAGCGCTGCCGCACCGAGATCTGGGCCTCCGTGGTCAAGCGCACCGGCACGACCTTCACCATCGAGCGTGGCTGGGCCTTCAACAACCTCACCTACCTGCCGTACATGACCCGTGCGCAGTGGGCGGACAACCCCCTCGGCAAGACCGGCACCTTCGTCGGCACCGACGGCCAGCAGTGGCGCACCGAGTGCGACACCGCAGCCACCGGTGGCAACGGCTGCCGCACCTACCGCTGGACCACCGTGTACAACGCGGTCAAGTCCGAGAAGACCGGAAGGTACAACTTCACCCAGGAGAACAAGTGGGTGTTCAACAACCTCGTGCTGTTCGGTAACTACGAACGGCCGACGGTCAGCTGA
- the def gene encoding peptide deformylase: MADADLTRGGTVRPITRWGTPVMHQKTAPVVEFDEELHELIRDMFATMAAADGVGLAATQVGVGLAVFIYECPDADDVIHRGVVCNPVVTVPEGKDRRLEAADEGCLSFPGGYQSLARPDFAVCRGQDENGNDIVVEGTGLLARCLQHETDHLNGTVFGDRLSARSRRQLNTKVSEVAFRYPDDWPVSPKAVATPPAPNSET, from the coding sequence ATGGCAGACGCAGACCTCACCCGGGGTGGCACGGTCCGTCCCATCACCCGCTGGGGAACCCCCGTCATGCACCAGAAGACGGCACCCGTGGTTGAGTTCGACGAGGAGCTGCACGAGCTCATCCGCGACATGTTCGCCACGATGGCGGCGGCCGACGGCGTCGGCCTGGCGGCCACGCAGGTGGGTGTGGGCCTCGCGGTCTTCATCTACGAGTGCCCGGACGCCGACGACGTCATCCACCGCGGAGTGGTGTGCAACCCGGTGGTCACCGTGCCGGAGGGCAAGGACCGCAGGCTCGAGGCCGCCGACGAGGGCTGCCTGTCGTTCCCGGGCGGGTACCAGTCGCTCGCCCGCCCGGACTTCGCCGTCTGCCGTGGGCAGGACGAGAACGGCAACGACATCGTCGTGGAGGGAACCGGTCTGCTGGCCCGGTGTCTCCAGCACGAAACGGATCATCTCAACGGCACCGTGTTCGGCGACCGGCTGTCGGCGCGCTCCCGTCGGCAACTGAACACCAAGGTCTCGGAGGTGGCGTTCCGCTACCCCGACGACTGGCCCGTCTCCCCCAAGGCCGTGGCCACACCCCCGGCCCCGAATTCCGAAACGTAA